The stretch of DNA TCAATACCGCTGACCTGAAAGGAATTTTCAAGCATCCGGATTAAATCTCGCCCCAATTGGCCCCGGCAGCCGGTCACCAGAATTTTTCTATAAGCCATCAACTTCTCTGGTTACCTCGAGCAGGTATTTTTTGTAGTCATTTTCCGCCACCCTCTCCAGCAGCGCCACCATCTGCTGGCGGTTTATGAACCTCATCCGGTAGGCAATCTCCTCAAGGCAGGCGATTTTCTGCCCCTGGCGTTTCTCAATCGTCGAAATGAAATTGGCGGCATCGAGCATACTCTCATGCGTGCCGGTATCGAGCCAGGCTATGCCCCGGCCTAATTTCTCCACCCGCAACGACCCTCTTTCGAGATACGCTATATTGACATCGGTAATTTCCAGTTCTCCCCTGCCGGAAGGCTTGAGGTTACGGGCGATTTCGGCAACCCGGCTGTCATAAATATAGAGCCCGGTCACGGCGTAATTCGATTTGGGCTGTTTCGGCTTTTCTTCAATCGAGACCACCCTGCCGACCTCATCAAATTCTACCACGCCGTATCTCTGCGGGTCGCCAACATAGTATCCAAAGACCAATGCCCCGCCCTGAAACTGCCGGGCGTGCCGAAGAAAGTCATACACACCATAGAAGATATTATCGCCCAGAATCAGGACGACATTGTCGTCTCCAATGAACTCTTCTCCAATGATAAAGGCTTGCGCGATACCGGACGGTTTCTCTTGAATCTTGTAGGAGATATTTAAGCCAAGGTGATTTCCGTTCCCTAAGAGACTCTGAAACTGGGGGATATCTTTGGGGGTCGAAATCAGCAGAATCTCGGTTATGCCGAAAAGCATAAGGGTGGACAG from Candidatus Zixiibacteriota bacterium encodes:
- the rfbA gene encoding glucose-1-phosphate thymidylyltransferase RfbA, which encodes MQTEVRKGIILAGGSGSRLYPVTQVACKQLLPVYDKPMIYYPLSTLMLFGITEILLISTPKDIPQFQSLLGNGNHLGLNISYKIQEKPSGIAQAFIIGEEFIGDDNVVLILGDNIFYGVYDFLRHARQFQGGALVFGYYVGDPQRYGVVEFDEVGRVVSIEEKPKQPKSNYAVTGLYIYDSRVAEIARNLKPSGRGELEITDVNIAYLERGSLRVEKLGRGIAWLDTGTHESMLDAANFISTIEKRQGQKIACLEEIAYRMRFINRQQMVALLERVAENDYKKYLLEVTREVDGL